A genomic window from Anticarsia gemmatalis isolate Benzon Research Colony breed Stoneville strain chromosome 22, ilAntGemm2 primary, whole genome shotgun sequence includes:
- the LOC142982809 gene encoding uncharacterized protein LOC142982809, whose amino-acid sequence MWASVVLRYLFAFILVNACCGIPSFYSPSMDKQINNMLDKIMEGARYNCQVCEHSECYESPVEECTGALYCFKAARLTRNGTLLHSRGCITQLDQYQYTCKRLFRSVRKRQPGKFNVTCCSGDLCNGGSFPEIYFEPSTKSPPTTSNDFTFSVFNGTMVQPMEPSIKIPIIDDNA is encoded by the exons ATGTGGGCTAGTGTCGTATTGCGATATTTGTTcgcatttattttagtaaatgcTTGCTGCG GTATTCCCAGCTTCTACTCTCCGAGCATGGACAAACAGATTAATAACATGCTTGACAAGATAATGGAAGGGGCCAG ATACAATTGCCAAGTATGCGAACATTCTGAATGTTACGAGTCACCAGTTGAAGAATGTACGGGCGCTCTTTACTGCTTTAAGGCTGCAAGGTTGACCAGAAATGGAACCCTGCTTCATTCGCGTGGCTGCATCACCCAGCTTGACCAATATCAATACACTTGTAAAAGACTCTTTAGAAG TGTCAGAAAACGTCAGCCAGGGAAATTCAACGTGACATGCTGTTCAGGTGACCTGTGTAATGGTGGCAGTTTCCCCGAGATTTATTTCGAACCATCAACCAAATCACCACCCACTACCAGCAATGATTTTACTTTTTCAGTGTTCAACGGGACTATGGTCCAACCAATGGAACCATCCATTAAAATACCCATTATAGATGATAATGCATAG